A single region of the Vagococcus teuberi genome encodes:
- a CDS encoding glycosyltransferase family A protein, translating into MIKVEMLISTMNCLDFYDLYRKMNIKTDAIFINQCDKNSFFEFKVGKSKVRCFSFKEKGVGLSRNNALMRSSADICIMSDDDMIYKDNYLEIIKKQYDLKPMADMILFNSLVKSNEGVRNNVTRNGRVRHYNCLKYGTVTFTFKRESIIKNNIYFSLLFGGGTRYGSGEDSLFIWSILNKRLKVYSSTETIAIVNNYVSSWFEGYTYSYFYDRGALFKSLMPYNYRILIIQFLLRHRDLYKKNNFKFKDVYKIMREGAENL; encoded by the coding sequence GTGATTAAAGTTGAGATGTTAATATCTACAATGAATTGTTTAGATTTTTATGATTTATATAGAAAAATGAATATTAAAACAGATGCAATTTTTATTAATCAATGTGATAAAAATTCTTTTTTTGAGTTTAAAGTCGGTAAGTCTAAGGTGAGATGTTTTTCTTTTAAGGAAAAGGGTGTGGGGTTAAGTAGAAACAATGCTTTAATGAGATCTAGTGCGGATATATGTATTATGTCTGATGATGATATGATATATAAAGATAACTATTTAGAAATCATAAAGAAACAGTATGATTTAAAACCTATGGCAGATATGATATTATTTAATTCTTTAGTAAAATCAAATGAAGGTGTGAGAAATAATGTAACTAGAAATGGTAGAGTACGTCATTATAATTGTTTGAAATATGGTACTGTAACCTTTACTTTCAAACGAGAGTCTATAATTAAGAACAATATATATTTTTCTTTACTATTTGGTGGTGGTACCCGTTATGGATCGGGAGAGGATTCTTTATTTATATGGTCTATTTTAAATAAGCGTCTTAAAGTATATTCAAGTACTGAAACAATAGCTATAGTTAATAACTATGTATCCTCTTGGTTTGAAGGATATACGTACTCTTATTTTTATGATAGAGGAGCATTATTTAAATCATTAATGCCATATAATTATAGAATTTTAATTATTCAGTTTTTATTACGACATAGAGATCTATATAAAAAAAATAATTTTAAATTTAAAGATGTTTATAAGATAATGAGGGAAGGAGCGGAAAATCTTTAA
- a CDS encoding glycosyltransferase family 2 protein, protein MEESLVSIIMPAYNAEKYLHISIESVLNQTYKSWELLICDDCSTDNTFSIITKYSKLDKRIKAYQLSTNQGAASARNFAIEKASGDYISFLDSDDMWKNNKLEKQISWMQRNNINFSCTYYGKIDENNRDLGQLVLYDERVDYFGLLKNCPGNSTVVYDSKKLGKFYISNIKKRNDYLMWLQVIKSSTYLYCLEEELSYHRIVEGSLSSSKKTLLKYHWYIYRNHEKISLLKSTYLINYWVCKGIKNKIISYYKRKEY, encoded by the coding sequence ATGGAAGAGTCATTAGTTTCTATTATAATGCCAGCTTATAACGCAGAAAAGTATCTGCATATTTCTATAGAAAGTGTTTTGAACCAAACTTATAAGAGTTGGGAATTATTGATATGTGACGACTGTTCCACTGATAACACATTTTCAATCATTACTAAGTACTCTAAGTTAGATAAACGAATAAAAGCATATCAACTATCTACAAATCAGGGAGCTGCAAGTGCAAGAAATTTTGCAATTGAAAAGGCCAGTGGAGATTATATTTCTTTTTTAGATAGTGATGATATGTGGAAAAATAATAAATTGGAAAAACAGATTAGTTGGATGCAACGTAATAATATTAATTTTTCTTGTACTTATTATGGGAAAATTGATGAGAATAATAGAGATTTGGGTCAACTGGTATTATATGATGAAAGAGTGGACTATTTTGGCCTACTGAAAAATTGTCCTGGAAATTCAACGGTTGTGTATGATTCAAAAAAACTGGGCAAATTTTATATTTCAAATATAAAAAAAAGAAATGATTATTTAATGTGGTTACAAGTTATAAAATCATCAACATACTTATATTGTTTAGAAGAAGAATTATCATACCATCGAATTGTTGAAGGAAGTTTATCTAGTAGTAAGAAAACACTACTTAAGTATCATTGGTACATATATAGGAATCATGAAAAAATATCTTTGTTAAAATCTACATATTTAATAAATTACTGGGTATGTAAAGGTATTAAAAATAAAATTATATCATATTATAAGAGAAAGGAATACTAA
- a CDS encoding NAD-dependent epimerase/dehydratase family protein: MKRILITGKTSYIGTSFASYIKDNPEYQVDTISVRGEDWKTQDFSVYDVVLHVAGIAHADVGKVSEEEKKRYYDVNCDLSYDVANKYKIDRGEKSSQFIYMSSIIVYGEDVSIRKKRVITPDTVPTPSNFYGDSKLQAEIKLKKLMTEKFILSIVRPPMIYGPGSKGNYPMLRKIALSLPVFPDIPNERSMLYVGNLNLFLKELIDKSKEGVFYPQNNEYVRTSHIVKEIAQAHGKNIKLFSFMNWSVYLLSYVPGKIGDLTNKAFGNLVYEEKKQNHFFTTLKKTIVLSELERE, encoded by the coding sequence ATGAAACGTATACTTATTACTGGAAAAACAAGTTATATTGGTACCTCCTTTGCTTCTTATATAAAAGATAATCCTGAGTATCAAGTCGACACTATCTCTGTTAGAGGAGAGGACTGGAAGACTCAGGACTTTTCTGTGTATGATGTTGTGTTACATGTAGCAGGGATAGCACATGCTGATGTTGGTAAAGTCAGTGAAGAAGAAAAGAAAAGATACTATGATGTTAATTGTGATTTGTCATATGATGTGGCAAATAAATACAAGATTGATAGAGGTGAAAAATCATCTCAGTTTATCTACATGAGTTCAATCATTGTTTATGGTGAAGATGTTAGTATTAGAAAAAAAAGAGTTATTACTCCTGATACAGTCCCTACACCTTCAAATTTTTATGGAGATAGTAAGCTTCAAGCAGAAATCAAGTTGAAAAAACTAATGACAGAAAAATTTATTTTATCTATAGTTAGACCACCAATGATTTATGGTCCAGGTAGTAAAGGTAATTATCCAATGCTACGGAAAATTGCGTTAAGCTTGCCAGTTTTTCCTGATATACCCAATGAACGCTCGATGCTTTATGTAGGTAATTTGAATCTATTTCTGAAAGAATTGATAGATAAATCTAAAGAAGGTGTTTTCTATCCTCAGAATAATGAGTATGTTAGAACAAGTCATATTGTAAAAGAAATTGCACAGGCACATGGAAAGAATATTAAACTATTTAGCTTTATGAATTGGTCAGTATACTTACTATCTTATGTGCCAGGTAAAATTGGAGATTTAACCAATAAAGCATTTGGTAACTTGGTGTATGAAGAAAAAAAACAAAACCATTTTTTTACGACGCTAAAAAAAACTATTGTATTATCAGAATTGGAGAGAGAGTAG
- a CDS encoding sugar transferase — protein sequence MYTNFLKRIIDFILSLVGIIVLSPLLLILVIAIKVDSKGPVVFTQKRVGKNKKLFSIYKFRTMKIDTPKEMPTHLLKNPDEFITRVGKFLRKTSLDELPQLFNILKGDMAIIGPRPALWNQEDLIEERDKYGANDIRPGLTGWAQINGRDELEIDIKASLDRYYVEHESFWMDVKCFFGTIVSVFKSDGVVEGGTGIKTNVEEE from the coding sequence ATGTATACTAATTTTTTAAAACGAATCATCGATTTTATTCTGTCATTAGTGGGGATTATTGTTTTATCCCCACTGCTACTGATACTAGTAATCGCAATAAAAGTTGATTCAAAAGGGCCGGTTGTTTTTACTCAAAAAAGAGTTGGGAAAAATAAAAAACTATTTTCAATATATAAATTTCGTACCATGAAAATTGATACACCAAAAGAAATGCCCACTCACCTATTAAAAAATCCAGATGAATTTATTACAAGAGTTGGGAAATTTTTAAGAAAGACTAGCTTAGATGAGCTACCGCAATTATTTAATATTTTAAAAGGTGATATGGCAATCATAGGTCCTAGACCAGCTTTGTGGAATCAAGAAGATTTGATAGAAGAAAGAGACAAGTATGGAGCAAATGACATTCGTCCTGGTTTAACAGGTTGGGCTCAAATCAATGGTCGTGATGAATTAGAAATTGATATAAAAGCATCATTAGACAGATACTATGTAGAGCATGAATCATTTTGGATGGATGTTAAGTGTTTTTTTGGCACGATTGTATCAGTATTTAAGTCAGACGGAGTTGTTGAAGGTGGAACAGGGATTAAAACAAATGTAGAGGAGGAGTAA
- a CDS encoding polysaccharide biosynthesis protein has product MFILIGVDTSIIILTNILVNMYTNFVYDLNDPISPKVIGLQVALYLVFGTFFKVFNRLTRYTSINALVSIFFAVSASSALEYIMLGFYISLDTVHLQLLLSYFMVLLIIISSRIVWRWIVDCLHMYNNKGNKTCDNAFIIGAGDGGELLYNTVKYKSGQLGLNFKGFIDDDINKKNTYLSGLKVVGSIDDLPMLVKDYEVKVLTVAIPSMTASQYEHLLDVTRDLDVTINSIPSIEELAMGEVAVTKLREIDVVDLLGRDEVKLDMDAIKTQLTNETILVTGAGGSIGSEICRQVMAFSPKKLVLLGHGENSIYLIEKELRQKYADKITEIVPAIADVRDAKRMFDVIHEHKPSIVYHAAAHKHVPLMEYNPSEALKNNIYGTKNVAEAALANDVDSFVMVSTDKAVKPPNVMGSTKRIAEMIVTGLNGKGKTKFSAVRFGNVLGSRGSVVPLFKEQVAKGGPVTVTDFRMTRYFMTIPEASRLVIQSGALAKGGEIFILDMGEPVKIVDLAKKVIKLSGYSENEIQIVESGIRPGEKLYEELLVDKERSKEQVHEKIFVGNVNGFTYDEVMKKLDELPEDYTELAKELVLFANQSSEE; this is encoded by the coding sequence ATGTTTATATTAATCGGCGTAGACACTAGTATCATCATATTAACTAATATATTAGTTAATATGTATACTAATTTCGTATATGATTTAAATGACCCTATCTCGCCAAAAGTGATAGGGCTACAAGTTGCATTGTATTTAGTATTTGGTACGTTTTTTAAAGTATTTAATAGGTTAACTAGGTATACGAGTATAAATGCTCTCGTCTCGATATTTTTTGCGGTCAGTGCATCAAGTGCATTAGAGTATATTATGTTGGGATTTTATATTTCTTTAGATACTGTCCACTTACAATTACTATTGTCGTACTTTATGGTTTTATTGATAATTATTAGTTCTCGTATTGTATGGCGCTGGATTGTTGATTGCTTACATATGTACAATAATAAAGGAAACAAAACATGTGACAATGCTTTTATTATTGGTGCGGGAGACGGTGGCGAGCTACTTTACAATACCGTGAAGTATAAATCTGGACAGTTAGGATTGAACTTTAAAGGGTTTATAGATGATGATATTAATAAAAAAAATACTTACCTATCTGGTTTAAAAGTCGTTGGATCAATTGATGACTTACCAATGCTAGTTAAAGACTATGAGGTCAAAGTGTTGACGGTGGCGATTCCGTCGATGACAGCTAGTCAGTATGAGCATCTACTTGATGTGACACGTGATTTGGATGTCACTATCAACTCGATTCCGTCAATTGAAGAGTTGGCGATGGGCGAGGTTGCCGTCACAAAACTTCGCGAGATTGATGTCGTTGATTTACTCGGACGTGATGAAGTCAAACTTGATATGGATGCTATCAAAACACAACTAACCAATGAAACCATCCTTGTCACAGGGGCAGGTGGCTCGATTGGATCAGAAATCTGCCGACAAGTCATGGCATTTTCACCCAAAAAACTCGTACTACTGGGGCATGGTGAAAACTCGATTTATTTAATAGAAAAAGAATTACGACAAAAGTATGCGGATAAAATTACTGAAATAGTGCCAGCGATAGCGGACGTAAGAGATGCTAAACGAATGTTTGATGTGATTCATGAACACAAACCGTCAATAGTCTATCATGCTGCCGCTCATAAGCATGTCCCTTTGATGGAGTACAACCCATCAGAAGCGTTAAAAAATAATATTTATGGTACAAAAAACGTGGCTGAAGCTGCTTTAGCTAATGATGTTGATAGCTTTGTCATGGTATCAACAGATAAAGCAGTCAAACCACCAAATGTGATGGGATCAACTAAACGCATTGCTGAGATGATCGTGACCGGTCTAAATGGCAAAGGAAAAACAAAATTCTCTGCCGTTCGTTTTGGTAATGTATTAGGCAGTCGAGGAAGTGTGGTCCCACTCTTTAAAGAACAAGTCGCAAAAGGTGGACCAGTAACTGTGACGGATTTTCGTATGACACGCTACTTCATGACCATACCAGAAGCGAGCCGTTTGGTTATTCAATCAGGTGCTTTAGCAAAAGGTGGCGAAATCTTTATTTTAGACATGGGAGAACCAGTGAAGATAGTTGATTTAGCTAAAAAAGTTATCAAGTTGAGTGGGTATAGTGAAAATGAAATCCAAATAGTAGAGAGTGGTATCAGACCAGGCGAGAAACTTTACGAAGAGTTACTAGTCGATAAAGAACGTTCGAAAGAACAAGTTCATGAAAAAATCTTCGTAGGAAATGTCAATGGATTTACCTATGATGAAGTGATGAAAAAACTGGACGAGTTGCCAGAAGACTATACAGAGTTAGCAAAAGAGTTGGTACTATTTGCTAATCAATCAAGTGAGGAATAA
- a CDS encoding tyrosine-protein phosphatase, which produces MFVDLHCHILPGIDDGAQTIEDSLFMARAAVSEGISHILCTPHYNNGKYLNKKNDIISSVANLQTVLDEQKIPLTLFEGQEIRISADLSRRMLNGELLFADLNDTYLLIEFPFSTVPEYSHDVLSELCRNGHQPIIVHPERNNMFLEQPKRLDPFIEMGCLTQITNGSYIGQFGKKIQRVTKQMIKNNQAHMLSSDAHNVSSRGFYTKQAYELLEKEFGKEKRNAFEQITKDIVNGEKVKVEPIHYSKKHWVFS; this is translated from the coding sequence GTGTTTGTTGATTTACATTGTCATATATTACCAGGAATAGATGACGGCGCTCAGACAATAGAAGATTCATTATTTATGGCAAGAGCAGCAGTGTCAGAAGGTATTTCTCATATACTTTGTACGCCTCACTATAATAATGGAAAGTACTTAAACAAAAAAAATGATATCATCTCATCCGTCGCCAATTTACAGACAGTGCTTGACGAACAAAAGATCCCACTGACACTATTTGAAGGACAAGAAATACGTATTTCTGCGGATTTATCTCGACGAATGTTAAATGGTGAATTATTATTTGCAGATTTAAATGACACCTATCTATTGATAGAATTCCCTTTTTCTACAGTGCCAGAGTATTCGCATGACGTGTTATCAGAGCTTTGTCGCAATGGTCATCAGCCAATCATCGTTCATCCAGAGCGAAATAATATGTTTTTAGAGCAGCCTAAACGTTTGGATCCGTTCATTGAGATGGGATGTCTCACACAGATAACTAATGGCAGTTATATCGGCCAATTTGGAAAAAAAATTCAGCGTGTCACTAAACAAATGATTAAGAACAATCAAGCACATATGCTCTCGTCAGATGCACACAATGTATCGTCTCGAGGGTTTTATACCAAGCAAGCATACGAGTTATTAGAAAAAGAGTTTGGAAAAGAAAAAAGGAATGCTTTTGAACAAATCACAAAAGACATTGTCAATGGTGAAAAAGTAAAAGTAGAACCCATTCATTATAGTAAAAAACATTGGGTATTCTCTTAA
- a CDS encoding CpsD/CapB family tyrosine-protein kinase yields the protein MQNFDVRTKSIAITSAAPSEGKSTTAANLAVMFAKLGMKTLLVDADMRRPTAHMTFELNNTMGLSNILSVKQLSVGEIVQESNIPYLDVITSGVKAPNPSELLASARMKKLINVLENLYDFVVFDMPPASTVTDVQLVAGELDGVAIVVRNNVTDKKQLKRTIELLEKVDANIMGCIYFSENDSSYTDYYYT from the coding sequence ATGCAAAATTTTGATGTTCGTACAAAAAGTATAGCTATAACATCGGCAGCACCAAGTGAAGGTAAATCAACAACAGCTGCCAATTTAGCTGTCATGTTTGCTAAATTAGGAATGAAAACATTATTAGTTGATGCGGATATGCGACGTCCAACCGCTCATATGACGTTTGAGTTAAATAATACAATGGGGTTAAGCAATATATTAAGTGTGAAACAACTATCAGTAGGAGAAATTGTTCAAGAAAGTAATATCCCTTATTTAGATGTCATAACAAGTGGTGTTAAAGCACCGAATCCGTCTGAACTTTTGGCAAGTGCGAGAATGAAAAAACTCATTAACGTATTAGAAAATCTGTATGATTTTGTCGTTTTTGATATGCCACCAGCTTCAACGGTTACAGATGTCCAGTTAGTTGCTGGGGAATTAGATGGTGTCGCAATCGTTGTTAGAAATAATGTCACTGATAAAAAGCAACTTAAACGAACTATTGAATTACTAGAAAAAGTAGACGCTAACATTATGGGATGCATTTATTTTTCTGAAAATGATTCAAGTTACACAGACTATTATTATACTTAA
- a CDS encoding YveK family protein translates to MEETVSLDEIFQLLKKKWALIVSMMILGIITSTAITLFLMTPKYSSETQLIVQTKNADANINTDKINSNLLLINTYKDLIKSPSVIEKAKDKLEKSGMANITEDYLTSAVSVEQNQNSQLFSIKAVTNDPTESAAVANTVSEVFQEEAVKMTETSKISVASKATPNNKAVSPNKKVNIAIGAVLGLIVGVMFALLGELLNRTVRSEEFVTDTLGLPILGVLPLVAEREMSEIRKLQKNALVNEDLFLDVSNVYENSLHTEIDGLDLDLRMTEQLEER, encoded by the coding sequence ATGGAAGAGACAGTTAGTTTAGATGAGATATTTCAACTTTTGAAGAAAAAGTGGGCGTTGATTGTAAGCATGATGATATTAGGGATAATAACTTCAACAGCAATCACGTTATTTCTCATGACACCTAAATATAGTTCGGAAACACAATTAATCGTACAAACAAAGAATGCAGATGCTAATATTAATACAGATAAAATTAATTCAAATCTGTTGTTAATTAATACTTATAAAGATTTAATAAAAAGTCCAAGTGTCATAGAAAAAGCTAAAGATAAGCTAGAAAAATCTGGCATGGCAAATATTACAGAAGATTATTTAACAAGTGCTGTATCAGTCGAGCAAAATCAAAACTCACAGTTATTTTCTATTAAAGCTGTGACTAACGATCCAACTGAATCAGCTGCAGTTGCCAACACAGTTTCAGAAGTCTTCCAAGAAGAAGCAGTCAAAATGACCGAGACAAGTAAAATATCGGTAGCATCAAAAGCAACGCCAAATAATAAAGCAGTATCACCAAATAAAAAGGTTAACATTGCGATTGGAGCAGTATTAGGGTTAATCGTTGGTGTGATGTTTGCACTTTTAGGTGAATTACTTAATCGAACTGTTCGCTCAGAAGAATTCGTAACCGACACACTAGGATTACCAATTTTAGGCGTATTACCACTTGTTGCTGAACGTGAGATGTCTGAAATTAGAAAATTACAAAAAAACGCATTAGTCAATGAAGACCTATTTCTTGATGTCAGTAATGTATATGAAAATTCATTACACACAGAAATTGACGGTTTAGATTTAGACTTGAGAATGACGGAACAACTCGAGGAAAGATAA